The sequence below is a genomic window from Buchnera aphidicola (Ceratovacuna japonica).
GAAACAAAGTAAAAGAAAAAACTTTTTTTAATAATTCTAATATTATATATTTAATTTTTAACGTATTAAAAAAAATTTCTAATATAAAAAACATAAAATTGAAAAACTTTAAGTCTGAATCTAAGATGTATAAAAAAAATATTTTTAGTCAAGTATATGTATGTGCTATTTATAAAAATATAAAATTTTATGGAAATGTTACTTCTTCAAATTTTATAAATTCTTATATATTATCTTTAATAAAAATATTAAATAGTATAAGAAAATATAATAAAATTCATTTAATAAAATAATATTTTTTATTAGATTTTTCTATATAATGTTAATCTTTTCTACAACATTTTAAATATATAATAAAAGAAAAATGTACACAAATATAAAATCTTTCTATTAATTTTAATATAATAAATATTTATAAAAATTTTTATATTTTTAAAAAAAATAATAAAATTAGTTTAATAATATTTATATATAAAATATATTTTTATATTTATTTTTAAATATTTTATTATAAAAAATATTTATTGTGTACATTATTTATTTACATATTATTTTATTTATTATATTTTTTTTTACTCATTTTATCTATATAAGCCATACCGAAAGCAGATATTATAAATGTAATATGTATTATTACATACCATATTATCTTTTTATCTAAAATTTTTTCTACATTCATAAATATCCTTAATAAATGTACTGAAGATATAGCTACTATAGAAGACGCTACTTTATTTTTTATTGAATTTACATCCATAGTTCCCATCCAACTTAATCTATTTTTATTCTTTTTTACTTTTTCCATTTTCATAATAAAATTTTCATATCCAGAAAACATTACCATTACCAATAATCCACCAACTAATGCTATGTCTATTAAAGACAATACTATTAAAATTAATCCAGATTCTGACATGCTAAAAATTTCAGGAATTACTAAAATAACTTGTTGAAAAAATTTTAAAGTTAATAATACAAATCCAAAAGATAAACCAATATATACAGGAAACATCAACCATCTCGACGCGTATATTATATTAGCAATTATTTTTTCCATTTTTATAAATTTACCTTAACATTTTTATATATTTTATGTAAAATTTATAATACATTTTTTAAAAATATTAAAAAAATTTTGTTTAATTAATAATAATATATTTATATAAATATTTTAATTAATATTTAAGATTTTTATATAGAATATATAATTGTTATAATATATTAAATTTTTTTATTTTTTTAATTTAAAAATAATATTTTGATATTAATATTTAATTATTATAAAATATTTTACAAATTTTTTATTTTTTAAATAAAAAAATTATTCAACTAATTATTACTTTTATTGAGAAAAATTATGTGTTATAGAAAAAAATATATTTTTAATAAAAATCCTAAATTTATACCACCTAAAAAAGACAAATCAAGACCTATTTTTATAAAATATGCTATGAAAATGGCTTCTTTAACAGATGTTGCTAGAAATGAATTAAACTATATAATACAACCAAAAAATCCAAATACTGGAGTTTTATTAAAAAGAAAAAGAAGATTAAATGAACATAGAGCATGCGCTATGAGAGCTATAGTAAAAGCAATGATATATCATTTCAACATTACATCAGACTTAGTTCAAGCTTCAGTAGAACAATTAGCTGATGAATGTAATTTATCTACTATTTCAAAAGCTGGTAATAAATCTATTACTAGAGTTTCTAGATTAATAACAGAATTTATGGAACCAATGGGTTTTGTATCATGTCAAAAAATTTGGGATAAAGTTATAGGTAACTATACTCCTAAAATGATAACTTTAACTCCTTTATTTTTTGAACTAATAGGTATATCTTCTAAAAAATTAAATAATGCAAAAAGACAACAATTAGGATGGATAAATAAGGGTCTTGTAAAAAGAGGATTAAAAAAAATAACTTTCTTAGAAGCTAAAAGAATAGGAAAAGATAAAAGAATACGAGGAATATTAAAACATAGACATATGAAACATATTTTTTATAGAAAACAGATTAAAGCTAAAAAATTTTTTTCTATGGATGAAAAAATAGCAAAACAAAAAATTTTAAGAGCATTAGTAGCGAGATATTCTGTGTTAGAATTAACTAATTTAGGTCCTAAAGGTTTAAAAAAGCAAATAAATATTGAATATTATTATTTAAGAAAATTAGCAA
It includes:
- a CDS encoding TIGR00645 family protein codes for the protein MFPVYIGLSFGFVLLTLKFFQQVILVIPEIFSMSESGLILIVLSLIDIALVGGLLVMVMFSGYENFIMKMEKVKKNKNRLSWMGTMDVNSIKNKVASSIVAISSVHLLRIFMNVEKILDKKIIWYVIIHITFIISAFGMAYIDKMSKKKYNK
- a CDS encoding replication-associated protein repA1 translates to MCYRKKYIFNKNPKFIPPKKDKSRPIFIKYAMKMASLTDVARNELNYIIQPKNPNTGVLLKRKRRLNEHRACAMRAIVKAMIYHFNITSDLVQASVEQLADECNLSTISKAGNKSITRVSRLITEFMEPMGFVSCQKIWDKVIGNYTPKMITLTPLFFELIGISSKKLNNAKRQQLGWINKGLVKRGLKKITFLEAKRIGKDKRIRGILKHRHMKHIFYRKQIKAKKFFSMDEKIAKQKILRALVARYSVLELTNLGPKGLKKQINIEYYYLRKLAISPISKFY